The genomic interval TGCCAAgtgaatcaagttttttatttaaatgatccAGAGTACGGGAACCCATGGCAGGTAGTGGAAACGTTTACACcaaaaaatgtatatgattacattcacTGAAGTAATTAAAGGTGAAATGTCGGAAGAAAATGAATTCactgaagtgtctagtgaggatgagggcgactGGTCCAGCAAAactgatagtgaatgaatttcaaatacatatttttgtaagtattattcttataaatatccgTAACgtttgttcgaataataatttgttacaacTTTAAATAGATATGTCTCTCAAACGCAAATCAACACATGCGCCATCCCCATCTATTACCGACTCCCCATGTAGTTCATTTGCCATGAATAGTGGGCCAACATCACCAGACCCagatcaagatattttattaaattaaataccacatttcatgctcaatttaagtaatatatatctataaaataatttaatttaattaaaatatatgctttaattactgtatatatagctgttgtAAGTCAGTGTTGAGGTCGAGGCAGTACGAGGAGTGTCTgtatagagaaagtaaggaaagtgggtaaaattaaagttgatattcctgatTATCACACCAGTAGCTCCGGAGATTCGACAACATGAACTGCTTCCTATATTGGTACACTTACTCACACATATGCACCAATGGCTACATCCTCCTAGTCTAAAATTTttcaagatgtgaaagaccacatcaAAAATCTTTGCTTCATAATAAGCTATATCACAATCAACTAAGTATttaacatgttaatttatatttactttgtatttataccaattgtttataattttttaaaagacgagtttgaacttaattttagCCTACGAGAGGATTGATTAACTGTTGAGGAACTGATGTTGAATGCATTTCggaggtacaaaggtcgatgtcatgcacaatataagaagttcagtactacaacAAAGGAGCGCAtaaatccattccaagcaatgcCACCAAACGAATGAAAGAAgatttgtgatatgtttgaaaatcCTGTTTATCAGGTAATTTCGTTGCTATCTTTTTTTAGTAGTATATAATAGATGTATTAAATATATggacataatattttttttagcaactaCGTACTGTGAAtcaagcaaatagatcaaaattaacGATACACCATCATTAGGgttctcaattttttcatcgtttgtctaaAAAAAGGATAAGTTATTCCCGTccccgttaaatattaacatataatacatttttctgatttaagttataatatagatttttcttttgcaagaaaaagaaagtcctactgactatgatctgacccaattgtatgttaaaacacataaaaatcgtgatggtaTTTGGACCACTCACGAAGCagaggcaaattatgtaagtttaaatttctttaattccattgtctaataatatttttattacttatactaactttaatgtttttgtttttgtaggacaagatgatatctcttaaggaaactgttgtgaatccatctgatgaatcatctgtcaacgatgctcagatcatttttcaaattcttggatcacgttctggatatttgagggacCTAAAACGTTGTGTGAAGccatcatcaacatcatcatctttTTCTCGAGCCAGATCGAATGACGAGAAGATTAATGAATTGGAAGAAGCAACACTTGATATAGAATGATTGAGGTCTAAGGACAAAGAGTTGctgacccgattagatcaagcagcaGATTTAAAGGTGAGATTAGAAGAGAGACTtcagttgaataaccaaaaaatgtttgaaaaaatatagacaaaattttttcatctacaaaaaaattctgggacaaagtttgaatttttgagactttttttttgtctaaaaaaacCCAATCTCATGTAGTGAACAATAGTAAGTTGTGACAGCTCAAAGACATTGTTTATTTGTGCTCACAAAAATTGACATATTGACTAATTAACCTACATATGCAGGCATTAAACTACATTAATGTAAAAAGAGAAGCTTAATTATATGAGCAGACACTAAAACCCTAGAAATGAGCAAATCAACGGAGTTCAATCTCCTTGCATTTTAAGCACGCCACATTCATCTAGctgcactattttttttatgacttttgTTCTATGAAGTTTTGGTCTGATCTTAATCAAATTGCTAGCTATTGaaaaacaacaatatttatcATCAACAAGCCTTGCATCATATACAATGTGATTAGAGTTGGGCTTTAAATGAACGTAGGGAGGGGGGTTTCCAAAGAACTTAACTAAAATCAAACTAATCTAGTTTTGAACTTGATGGAAATGAAAGAGCACCTTCTTCATGACAAAATCATCGTGTTCACGGTGGCAACAACTTCTTCATGGCGTCAATGTGTTCATGACGGCATCAGCTTCCTCATGCTGGTGgcatcatcttcttcacattGGCAGTAGTAGCTTCCCGGACCAGAGAATAACtgtagaaaagaaataaaataatcacaacGATAGTAGACAGACAcacctaggggtgtaaaaaaattaaaaaaaccgATTGAACCGATGGGTTCAGTTCAGTTCATAATTGATTTGGTCCGATATCGATTCTTAAGCACTAGAACAGATCATATACCGGTTTGGTAtcggttttcatatttttatattatatataaattattatattatatgctaaattgctagttaatataacataaaattttaatcttattattcatgtatattaattttagaaCTAATAAGTTAATCTtactaataagttagacactaatgAATTAGTacttgttaataataaatactaagttttaacaattaaatttagtgttgaaaatattataatactaaactTATGTAGTGCCATACATGTAAACGGTAAACAAGAAAAATCGAAAGTTTCGGTTTCGATGATGAATCGGTCGgtataagtttttaaattttcaaaaccggtGTATACCGATTAGAttccaaaatttatcaaatatataggaATACAACTATTCTCaggtatttttatatattatcaaatattttattttcaaatattagtcaaatacaaaatacattttaatttttaatttttaattttttttatctaattattacctaattattataatttttcaaaacttttaaacaaaacacaaaaaataatttttttttaaatttcaaaataaaaataatattaaaaaattataatcaaataattttataattttataatatttttattaaattttttcatttctctctcaaaacctaataaaatattgtgGTTTGTTAAGTGGCTTAGCTATCGTTGTGGGTCAGTTTTTGTATTGGGTTGTGAGTCATTAGTccatttatagttttatttaggggtgtaaccggtcaggtccggtccggttttagataaaatctagtaccgaaccggtatgtactggttttgtatttttcaaaaccgattacgcaccagttatcctcctaaaccggtacttccggttttaccgattttcggtccggtccggtcaggtttttcgatttttttaaaatgtaaatttcacaatttgtcattaaaaatttgtttataaaaaaaaattgatttaaaaaaaattgttttatacttttattaatatattagactatataatagtattaatattagactattggtatagttataagttatatattagtattagttataaaattttagtgatttagtattaacattttatgtaataatttataaattataataaaaaattatttcatatatgaatatatatgttatatataaaatttcacataaaaatttctaattatacattatatataaaacttatatatatattaatatttaatatatataaaatataaaatattttgtataaaacttatatataaaaattttagtttttattttttttaattaaccggtccggtccggttcggtccggtccaaaaaatctcggaaccggaaccggaccagAACCGactggtttttatattttaaaaaccggttccggaccggaccgatttaaaaccaataaaattgaTCCGGTTCAATCCGAtccgattttttaatttttcgatttgagtttacacccctaaatctagggctgagcaccgacctattcggagtcggagggcccagactccaactccgactccgactttgtcggaggtcgaatccgacctccgactccgactccgcgatgtatattatccgatccgactccgactccgacttgtcggagcggagtcggatttttttattttatttttttgtcttttttaatttcatatttgacccattttttaaaaaaaaaaaaaaaatttgtgagctttcaaatttcaactttatcaatattacaatctaaactaaatagaagaccatgcaatatcaatctaatgttatcattataatttatattatatatatatatgaagattcataaaaaaatatatgatatatattattatatatgaatattaaaaaaaagacaccgacactgtatacgaaatattattaatacactaatatactttatatatatataatatatataaatatatgtaatacactaatagtattagtatattagtattagtattaatattagttatactagtagtgatattagttatactaatagttatattagtattagactattagttattattaatactatatattatactaatagtgatattaatactatataatatatatagttatagttaaagtcatttagtataactatattagtataagttatagtgatttagtataattatgatactacaagttataactatagtctatattagtattagaattagttgtagtgattagaataactatatattagtatttgctataatgattttaatttagtataactatataatagtattagtatattagtattagttagttatactagtagtgatattagttatactaatagttatattagtattagactattagttattattaatactatatattatactaatagtgatattaatactatataatatatatagttatagatatagtcatttagtataactatattagtataagttatagtgatttagtatagttatgatactacaagttataactatagtctatattagtattagaattagttgtaatgattagaataactatatattagtatttgctataatgattttaatttagtataactatataatagtattagtatattagtattatactgactatattactgattgtattagtatacttaatttctaatactagtatatcactatagttaataacttaatagtatcatatagtaatatagtattagtaattgatactattactacagtaatttatatagtcatttatatataggcttaaagtggtttactaatttatatatagtaattaatactattagactattagtaatttatatgaataatactttagttattatacattagtattatatgttattataaatttatagattagtgtttatacattagtattacaatattacatgtcgatgttattattcatcttagtgtttatagtatattatatatacattagttattagtattatatgctattatatttatacattagtaatttagtgttacatggtagtaatattgtaaatttgtaatagtatgatatttacatatagtcatatactaaactattattagtcaatttagtctatatattatagtataaatatattatttaactagtatattattgagtttaactaactatataagatatagttgtataaaatttaaataattaatatatagaaaaacacattttataaaatatgtataaaatcggaggcggaggcggaggcggagtcggagggagacgtcggaggcggaggcggaggatcggagtcggatcggagcagagtcggagtcggatcatcaatggatccgactccgactccgactccgactccgactgtcatgaagaaaaaacctccgactccgactccgataagtcggagccggagcggagtcggagcggagctGGAGtggagtcggattcggagtcagattgtcggatttttgctcagccctacctAAATCTATTGAGTCGAGTCTGTGTGTTAAACTGATGTGCCGAGATTTATGGTGGAAAGGGTCTTGGCTAATTATTTGGGTAGTTGAAAAGAGGCCTTCTCACAGATGCGCACTATCGCAACCTGGGCCGTACTCACTTGACCCGGTTTACAAAAGTTAAGGctagtttatatttaaaattctaactcattttattattataaatttttaaatttttacgtaaaatataataaataatttaatttttataatttaaaatatttttttaaaattttaatataaaatataataaataatttaatttttattttattatttaaaaattatctcaatttctctctcatcaaatcCTCCGGTGTATACATAGAAGCCACTTGCCATTCTCTGCACATATCTCTTCTTGTCTGCATCTACCATACGCACACAATACTTTCTCCCAAACAGAATGAGATAGACCATTAAACAAAAAACCAATGGCCGAAACCTATacctatttttttgttttctctgtaTTGTTCTCCCTCTTAGAAACATCCATTACGCTGGACACTCCTCCTTCCAGTCAATCAATCAGAGACGGCGACAGATTAGTTTCAGCCGGTGGAACATTTGAAATGGGATTTTTCAGCCCAGGCAGTTCGAAAAGCCGATACGTCGGAATATGGTACGCGATATCTTCTGGGACAGTCGTATGGGTGGCTAACAGAGACACTCCGCTTAACGATCACTCCGGAGTTTTAACGGTCACCGATGAAGGAGTTCTTGCCCTTCTCAATAGCACAAATAATGTTGTTTGGTCAACTAATACATCAAGAACAGCAGAAAATCCAGTTGCACAACTCCTGGATACTGGAAATCTTGTTGTGAAAGATGGAAATGTTGATGACCCAGAGAGATTTTTGTGGCAGAGTTTTGATTATCCTTGTGACACATTACTACCGGAAATGAAGCTTGGAAGGAACTTGGAAACTGGTCTAGATAGAGTCCTATCATCTTGGAAGAGCACGGAAGATCCTGGTCGAGGTAATTTTTCAGTAAGGTTAGATCCTCGTGGGCTTCCGCAAATAGTTCTGATGAAGGGGAATACGATAAAGGTTAGCTCAGGGTCATGGAATGGTCTTCGTTTTACGGGATATCCGGGCTTAAATCGGAATCCAGTGTTCGAGTATGAATTCGTGATGAATCAGATCGAGGTGTATTACAAGTTCAAACTAGTAAACACTTCTGTTTTTTCgagatatataataaatccaTCAGGCATTTCGCAGCGATTTATGTGGATGGATCGAACACGCAGTTGGGAGCTTTCATTCACATCCCAGGCAGATGAGTGCCAAAGATATGCATTCTGTGGTGCATATGCTGCCTGCGATACCGATAACTCTCCTGCATGTGAATGCTTGGAAGGATTCTTACCCAAGTCTCCAAAAGATTGGAAATCAGTAGATTGGTCTGATGGATGTGTTCGAAGGACTCCATTGGTATGCAATATTAGAGATGGCTTCCGCAAGTACACGGGGTTGAAATTGCCCGACACATCTTCTTCCTGGTTTAATGCGACCTTGAGCCTCGATGAATGCCAGGGATTGTGCTTGAAAAACTGCTCTTGCACAGCATATTCCAATTTAGATATTAGGGGAAAAGGGAGTGGCTGCTTGCTTTGGTTCGGGAAACTGATTGACATTGTTGTGTACTCTCAGGGTGGGCAAGAGCTATACATAAAGATGGCCAGTTCAGAACTAGGTactttttacttcttttttcctcctaaaaaatttaaaaaaaaaaaattctctgaaTTTTGCTCTTTTACTATGAATAGAGGAGGATAACTTGGACAACTATATTGCCTAGTCAGCATATTCCAAATTAATACAAGTTTTGATCAATTGTCAGATATATGAAGATTGAGTAGAACTCTAactttgttttcagaaaaaaatgggaaaagTGGGAACACCAGCAAGATAAAACAAGCAGGAATCATAACTGGCGCTGTAGCATTAGTTATTGGAATTCTAACACTTGGAGTTATCTCATACATACGGAAGAAGAAGTCTAGTTTCAAAGGTAAAGCTATGTTTATAGTTCTTAACTTAGAAATGCATCTGAGTAGATGGTTGGCCGCTTGCATTCAATAGTTCTTCTGTTCAAGAAAATCGAGCCCAATTCAGTTCCTAATATTCCAGGAATGGCAAAAAGAAGACaggagaaaaattgtgaaaatgaagGCCTGAAGGAAGACATGGAGTTACCGATAATTGATTTGACAGCCATAGTTAATGCCACTGATAACTTTTCAAGCAACAAGAAGTTGGGAGAAGGTGGATTTGGACCTGTGTATAAGGTAGAACAAAAATATCCTCACCATAtgtgtagtttatttttttggcaacACATTTCCTAACCTATTGATTTTCAGGGAACACTGCCAGAAGGGCA from Juglans regia cultivar Chandler chromosome 2, Walnut 2.0, whole genome shotgun sequence carries:
- the LOC109002078 gene encoding G-type lectin S-receptor-like serine/threonine-protein kinase At4g27290 isoform X2, giving the protein MAETYTYFFVFSVLFSLLETSITLDTPPSSQSIRDGDRLVSAGGTFEMGFFSPGSSKSRYVGIWYAISSGTVVWVANRDTPLNDHSGVLTVTDEGVLALLNSTNNVVWSTNTSRTAENPVAQLLDTGNLVVKDGNVDDPERFLWQSFDYPCDTLLPEMKLGRNLETGLDRVLSSWKSTEDPGRGNFSVRLDPRGLPQIVLMKGNTIKVSSGSWNGLRFTGYPGLNRNPVFEYEFVMNQIEVYYKFKLVNTSVFSRYIINPSGISQRFMWMDRTRSWELSFTSQADECQRYAFCGAYAACDTDNSPACECLEGFLPKSPKDWKSVDWSDGCVRRTPLVCNIRDGFRKYTGLKLPDTSSSWFNATLSLDECQGLCLKNCSCTAYSNLDIRGKGSGCLLWFGKLIDIVVYSQGGQELYIKMASSELEKNGKSGNTSKIKQAGIITGAVALVIGILTLGVISYIRKKKSSFKGMAKRRQEKNCENEGLKEDMELPIIDLTAIVNATDNFSSNKKLGEGGFGPVYKGTLPEGQVIAVKRLSMNSGQGPKEFINEVKLIAKLQHRNLVKLLGCCTEENEKILIYEYMPNKSLESFIFDQTKSKLLDWHKRIDIIGGIAKGLLYLHEDSRLRVIHRDLKASNILLDIKMNPKISDFGLARSFQGDQIVSQTHRIVGT
- the LOC109002078 gene encoding G-type lectin S-receptor-like serine/threonine-protein kinase At4g27290 isoform X1, giving the protein MAETYTYFFVFSVLFSLLETSITLDTPPSSQSIRDGDRLVSAGGTFEMGFFSPGSSKSRYVGIWYAISSGTVVWVANRDTPLNDHSGVLTVTDEGVLALLNSTNNVVWSTNTSRTAENPVAQLLDTGNLVVKDGNVDDPERFLWQSFDYPCDTLLPEMKLGRNLETGLDRVLSSWKSTEDPGRGNFSVRLDPRGLPQIVLMKGNTIKVSSGSWNGLRFTGYPGLNRNPVFEYEFVMNQIEVYYKFKLVNTSVFSRYIINPSGISQRFMWMDRTRSWELSFTSQADECQRYAFCGAYAACDTDNSPACECLEGFLPKSPKDWKSVDWSDGCVRRTPLVCNIRDGFRKYTGLKLPDTSSSWFNATLSLDECQGLCLKNCSCTAYSNLDIRGKGSGCLLWFGKLIDIVVYSQGGQELYIKMASSELEKNGKSGNTSKIKQAGIITGAVALVIGILTLGVISYIRKKKSSFKGMAKRRQEKNCENEGLKEDMELPIIDLTAIVNATDNFSSNKKLGEGGFGPVYKGTLPEGQVIAVKRLSMNSGQGPKEFINEVKLIAKLQHRNLVKLLGCCTEENEKILIYEYMPNKSLESFIFDQTKSKLLDWHKRIDIIGGIAKGLLYLHEDSRLRVIHRDLKASNILLDIKMNPKISDFGLARSFQGDQIVSQTHRIVGTYGYMSPEYAVHGQYSVKSDVFSFGVLVLEILSGKKNRGFCHPDHHLNLLGHAWRLWIVDRAMELIDESVGDAHTRSEVLRLIHVGLLCVQQRPEDRPNMSSVVLMLSSEILLPIPRQPGFYADLSVTDSVSSNNATYSANGISISTFEAR